A stretch of the Gemmatimonadaceae bacterium genome encodes the following:
- a CDS encoding sulfurtransferase, with amino-acid sequence MRLRVLSLPLLLALLATGTPSAAGAQARRAPLLVTRQWLAKRLGDTSLVLVHVVTDRAEYDAGHIPGSVPLPVGTYAVMSADSLRNEMPTVGALQAALTAVGVADGRHVVVIGVAVPAARLAFTMAALGLESQVSVLDGGIEAWREGGTLPVTRTAGTPRAPATLTLHPDASRVATIADVQAVMAGAPGTAPRTQVLDARAVEFYTGASAGSMPRAGHVPGAGNVPLTSLTGVNGAMRETRAVRPLLERAGARGGDRVITYCHTGMQASLLWLHARLAGYEARVFDGSWQAWSRTPALPVEGAPAQP; translated from the coding sequence ATGCGTCTTCGCGTCCTGTCGCTGCCACTGCTGCTCGCCCTGCTCGCCACGGGTACGCCGTCCGCCGCCGGTGCCCAGGCACGCCGCGCGCCGCTGCTGGTGACCCGGCAGTGGCTCGCGAAACGGCTCGGTGACACGAGCCTGGTACTGGTGCACGTGGTGACGGACCGCGCCGAGTATGACGCAGGGCACATTCCCGGCTCGGTGCCGCTGCCGGTGGGCACGTACGCCGTGATGAGCGCCGACTCGCTGCGGAACGAGATGCCGACGGTGGGGGCGCTGCAGGCGGCGCTGACGGCGGTGGGCGTGGCCGACGGCCGTCACGTGGTGGTGATCGGCGTGGCGGTGCCGGCGGCCCGGCTGGCCTTCACCATGGCGGCACTGGGCCTCGAGTCTCAGGTGTCCGTGCTGGACGGCGGCATCGAGGCGTGGCGTGAAGGTGGCACGCTGCCGGTGACCCGCACGGCCGGCACGCCGCGCGCGCCGGCCACGCTGACGCTGCATCCCGACGCGTCGCGGGTGGCGACCATCGCCGATGTGCAGGCGGTGATGGCCGGGGCGCCTGGCACCGCGCCACGCACCCAGGTGCTGGACGCCCGGGCGGTGGAGTTCTACACCGGGGCGAGCGCCGGCAGCATGCCGCGGGCGGGCCATGTGCCCGGCGCCGGGAATGTGCCGCTGACGTCGCTCACCGGCGTGAACGGCGCGATGCGCGAGACGCGCGCCGTCCGGCCGCTGCTGGAGCGCGCCGGTGCGCGTGGCGGTGACCGGGTGATCACCTACTGCCACACCGGGATGCAGGCGAGCCTGCTGTGGCTCCACGCCCGTCTCGCCGGCTACGAGGCCAGGGTGTTCGACGGGAGCTGGCAGGCCTGGAGCCGCACGCCGGCGCTGCCGGTCGAGGGCGCGCCAGCGCAGCCGTGA
- a CDS encoding M20/M25/M40 family metallo-hydrolase, which produces MSRLPRRALSLVILPLAGLLLARPARVAAQGTPVDPTAALLAELIRINTSNPPGRTQALAELLAPRFRAAGFTVEVIPTPDSAKVHFIARLKGDGTRKPVLLAAHADVVGVEREKWSMDPFAGEIRDGHVYGRGAIDFKGGMAVFVTALLRIAERKVPLSRDIIFLAEADEEGAPMNTMWLARDHWPSMDAEFALNEGGWVIQDDAGRVRYVSISTADKSVTGVVLTATGTSTHSSMPLPDNAIAALGGAVARIAAYESPVQLTAESRQFFRTLATTSTGDTARLFRQLVEGSPAEVRSADSVISQDPLLHAIMRNTIAPVLISGGFRSNVIPGSAEATLNLRLIPGTDPREMVRLIERLVNDPRVTVRLASNAPPAAPIPVSGQETELYQALAREAKVQWPTAEVTPYLFQAGTDAAAWRTRGIPVYGIYPYPITNDELRRMHGNDERVSVASLQQGTEMIYRTIVSVAGKPGRRAGAVRRRGG; this is translated from the coding sequence ATGTCCCGCCTGCCGCGTCGCGCGCTGTCGCTGGTGATCCTGCCCCTCGCCGGCCTGCTGCTCGCGCGGCCGGCGCGGGTGGCCGCGCAGGGTACGCCCGTCGATCCCACGGCCGCCCTGCTGGCGGAGCTGATCCGCATCAACACCAGCAACCCGCCGGGCCGCACGCAGGCCCTGGCGGAGCTGCTCGCGCCGCGCTTCCGCGCCGCAGGCTTCACGGTGGAGGTCATTCCGACCCCCGACTCGGCGAAGGTGCACTTCATCGCCCGGCTGAAGGGCGACGGCACGCGCAAGCCGGTACTGCTGGCGGCCCATGCCGACGTGGTGGGCGTGGAGCGCGAGAAGTGGAGCATGGACCCGTTCGCGGGCGAGATCCGCGACGGGCACGTCTACGGACGCGGTGCCATCGACTTCAAGGGGGGCATGGCCGTGTTCGTGACGGCGCTGCTGCGCATCGCCGAGCGCAAGGTGCCGCTGTCGCGCGACATCATCTTCCTCGCGGAGGCCGATGAGGAAGGGGCGCCGATGAACACGATGTGGCTGGCGCGGGACCACTGGCCCTCGATGGACGCCGAGTTCGCCTTGAACGAAGGCGGCTGGGTGATCCAGGATGACGCCGGCCGGGTGCGGTACGTGAGCATCTCGACCGCCGACAAGTCGGTCACGGGCGTGGTGCTGACGGCGACGGGCACCTCCACGCACTCCTCGATGCCGCTGCCCGACAACGCGATCGCGGCACTCGGTGGTGCCGTCGCGCGCATCGCGGCGTACGAGTCGCCGGTGCAGCTCACGGCGGAATCCCGCCAGTTCTTCCGCACGCTGGCCACCACCAGCACCGGTGACACCGCGCGCCTCTTCCGCCAGCTGGTGGAGGGATCACCGGCTGAGGTGCGCAGCGCGGACAGCGTGATCTCGCAGGACCCGCTGCTGCATGCGATCATGCGCAACACCATCGCGCCGGTGCTGATCAGCGGCGGCTTCCGTAGCAACGTGATTCCCGGCTCGGCCGAGGCGACGCTGAACCTGCGGCTGATCCCGGGCACCGATCCGCGCGAGATGGTGCGCCTGATCGAGCGGCTGGTGAACGATCCGCGGGTGACGGTACGCCTGGCCTCGAACGCCCCGCCGGCCGCGCCGATCCCGGTGTCGGGACAGGAGACGGAGCTCTACCAGGCGCTGGCACGTGAGGCGAAGGTGCAGTGGCCGACGGCCGAGGTCACGCCGTACCTGTTCCAGGCCGGCACCGATGCCGCGGCGTGGCGCACGCGTGGCATCCCCGTCTACGGCATCTATCCCTACCCGATCACCAACGACGAGCTCCGCCGCATGCACGGCAACGACGAGCGGGTCAGCGTGGCTTCGCTGCAGCAGGGGACGGAGATGATCTACCGCACGATCGTGAGCGTGGCGGGGAAGCCCGGCAGGCGCGCAGGCGCGGTGCGCCGTCGCGGGGGCTGA
- a CDS encoding M48 family metalloprotease: MPLRILLPLSAAPRLARRLALGAALSVAATGCATNPATGRRELSLIPQGQEIAMGQEGAKAAAAQMGIYPDSGLQRYVSGLGLSIAKSSERPDLPWSFSVVDDPIVNAFALPGGPVFVSRGILAHMNSEAQLVSVLGHEAGHVTAKHSVSQMSKQQILQIGLIGAMVLKPELQQFGDVASQGLGVLFLKFSRDDEIQADELGFRYMTAKNYAPTEMAEMFKTLQRVSGGAGARGTPEWLSTHPDPGNRVEKTAQRMAAAGRSFTGSTINRDVYLRRIDGMIFGEDPRAGYFQQTTFIQPTMQFRFDFPTGWRTQNSAEQVIGASAQGDAQVALTLAGNVAPQAALQKFLQQQGVRAGQVYTNPINGNTAAIGQFAAQTQDGKVLAGYVAYIQQDGITYQLLAITLQQSIQQYDGVFRNVIGSFQRVTDPRLLTVTPQRVRIVQLPSAMSLTQFNQQYPSVIPIAQLALINAMDPAQVIPAGTLVKRVVVQ, from the coding sequence ATGCCTTTGCGCATTCTGCTTCCATTGTCCGCCGCCCCGCGCCTGGCCCGTCGCCTGGCGCTCGGGGCGGCACTGTCCGTCGCCGCCACCGGCTGCGCCACCAACCCCGCCACCGGGCGCCGTGAACTCTCGCTCATTCCCCAGGGGCAGGAGATCGCCATGGGTCAGGAGGGGGCGAAGGCCGCCGCCGCGCAGATGGGCATCTATCCTGACTCGGGGCTGCAGCGCTACGTGTCCGGCCTCGGGCTCAGCATCGCGAAGAGCTCCGAGCGCCCCGATCTGCCCTGGAGCTTCTCGGTGGTCGATGACCCGATCGTGAACGCCTTCGCGCTGCCCGGCGGGCCGGTGTTCGTGTCGCGCGGCATCCTCGCACACATGAACTCCGAGGCGCAGCTGGTGTCGGTGCTGGGCCACGAGGCCGGCCACGTCACGGCCAAGCACTCCGTGAGCCAGATGTCCAAGCAGCAGATCCTGCAGATCGGCCTGATCGGCGCGATGGTGCTGAAGCCGGAGCTGCAGCAGTTCGGCGACGTGGCGTCGCAGGGCCTGGGTGTCCTGTTCCTGAAGTTCAGCCGCGACGACGAGATCCAGGCCGACGAGCTGGGCTTCCGCTACATGACGGCCAAGAACTATGCGCCGACCGAGATGGCCGAGATGTTCAAGACGCTGCAGCGGGTGTCGGGTGGCGCAGGCGCGCGTGGCACGCCGGAGTGGCTCAGCACCCATCCCGACCCGGGCAACCGCGTCGAGAAGACGGCGCAGCGGATGGCGGCCGCGGGCCGGTCGTTCACCGGCTCCACGATCAATCGCGACGTGTACCTGCGCCGCATCGACGGCATGATCTTCGGCGAGGATCCACGCGCCGGCTACTTCCAGCAGACGACGTTCATCCAGCCGACGATGCAGTTCCGGTTCGACTTCCCGACCGGCTGGCGCACGCAGAACTCGGCGGAGCAGGTGATCGGGGCCAGCGCGCAGGGTGATGCGCAGGTGGCGCTGACCCTCGCCGGCAACGTGGCCCCGCAGGCGGCGCTGCAGAAGTTCCTGCAGCAGCAGGGAGTGCGGGCGGGCCAGGTCTACACCAACCCGATCAACGGCAACACGGCGGCGATCGGACAGTTCGCGGCGCAGACGCAGGACGGCAAGGTGCTCGCCGGCTACGTGGCCTACATCCAGCAGGACGGCATCACGTACCAGCTGCTCGCGATCACGCTGCAGCAGTCGATCCAGCAGTATGACGGGGTGTTCCGCAACGTCATCGGCTCGTTCCAGCGCGTCACCGACCCGCGCCTGCTGACGGTCACGCCGCAGCGCGTGCGCATCGTGCAGCTGCCCTCGGCGATGTCGCTCACGCAGTTCAACCAGCAGTATCCGTCGGTGATCCCGATCGCGCAGCTGGCGCTGATCAACGCGATGGATCCGGCCCAGGTGATCCCGGCCGGCACGCTGGTGAAGCGGGTGGTCGTGCAGTAG
- a CDS encoding ABC transporter permease produces MRLASLHQLTLTRFREFIREPEAVFWTFVFPLLLAGGLAIAFRDKAPEESVIALVAAAPADSDAQRTLAALTAAAADTGNRLRARVIPGDSAGDVLRTGTAALVVGTTAGGGVEYRYDPTRPEGRAARELTDDILQRARGRADVVPVTEVTVRERGSRYIDFFLPGLLGMNIMGSSIWSLAFGIVTQRNKKLLKRLAATPMSRLEYLLSFVLSRLVFLGLEVAVLLGFGALVLDVPIRGALPTLLLVAFVGAAAFGAIGLLVSSRSRTIEGVSGITNLVMMPMWIFSGVFFSASNFPAAIQPVVQALPLTALVNGLRAIMLQGAGLGAVLPQLLLLLAYLVVGLAVALRIFRWQ; encoded by the coding sequence ATGCGCCTCGCCTCGCTGCACCAGCTCACGCTGACGCGCTTCCGCGAGTTCATCCGCGAGCCGGAGGCCGTGTTCTGGACGTTCGTGTTCCCGCTGCTGCTGGCGGGCGGGCTCGCGATCGCCTTCCGCGACAAGGCACCCGAGGAGTCAGTGATCGCGCTGGTGGCGGCGGCACCGGCCGACAGTGACGCGCAGCGCACGCTGGCGGCGCTGACCGCCGCCGCCGCCGACACCGGGAACCGGCTGCGCGCGCGGGTGATTCCCGGAGACAGCGCCGGTGACGTGCTGCGCACCGGCACCGCGGCGCTGGTGGTGGGCACCACGGCCGGCGGTGGCGTGGAGTATCGCTACGATCCCACGCGTCCCGAGGGCCGCGCCGCACGCGAGCTCACGGACGACATCCTGCAGCGGGCGCGCGGGCGCGCCGACGTGGTGCCGGTCACGGAGGTCACGGTGCGTGAGCGGGGCTCGCGCTACATCGACTTCTTCCTGCCCGGGCTGCTCGGCATGAACATCATGGGCAGCAGCATCTGGAGCCTGGCGTTCGGCATCGTGACGCAGCGGAACAAGAAACTGCTGAAGCGGCTGGCCGCGACGCCGATGTCCCGCCTCGAGTACCTGCTCTCGTTCGTGCTCTCGCGGCTGGTGTTCCTGGGGCTCGAGGTCGCGGTGCTGCTGGGGTTCGGGGCGCTGGTGCTGGACGTGCCGATCCGCGGGGCGCTGCCGACGCTGCTGCTGGTGGCCTTCGTCGGGGCGGCAGCGTTCGGGGCCATCGGGCTGCTGGTGTCGTCCCGGTCACGCACGATCGAGGGGGTGTCCGGCATCACAAACCTGGTGATGATGCCGATGTGGATCTTCTCGGGCGTGTTCTTCTCGGCGAGCAACTTCCCGGCCGCGATCCAGCCCGTGGTGCAGGCACTGCCACTGACGGCGCTGGTGAACGGGCTGCGGGCGATCATGCTGCAGGGGGCGGGGCTGGGTGCGGTGCTGCCGCAGCTCCTGCTGCTGCTGGCCTACCTGGTGGTCGGGCTGGCGGTGGCGCTGCGGATCTTCCGCTGGCAGTGA